One genomic region from Rattus norvegicus strain BN/NHsdMcwi chromosome 10, GRCr8, whole genome shotgun sequence encodes:
- the Hs3st3b1 gene encoding heparan sulfate glucosamine 3-O-sulfotransferase 3B1, with translation MGQRLSGGRSCLDVPGRFLPQPPPPPPPVRRKLALLFAMLCIWLYMFLYSCAGSCTAAPGLLLLGSGSRATHAQPALITAPNETSPKMPFRAPPANSLVAGKDKTVGAGSQEEQSPEAPDSPSPISSFFSGAGSKQLPQAIIIGVKKGGTRALLEFLRVHPDVRAVGAEPHFFDRSYHKGLAWYRDLMPRTLEGQITMEKTPSYFVTREAPARISAMSKDTKLIVVVRDPVTRAISDYTQTLSKRPDIPSFESLTFRNRSAGLIDTSWSAIQIGLYAKHLEPWLRHFPLGQMLFVSGERLVSDPAGELRRVQDFLGLKRIITDKHFYFNQTKGFPCLKKAEGSGKPHCLGKTKGRAHPTIAREVLRQLRDFYRPFNRKFYQMTGRDFGWD, from the exons ATGGGGCAGCGCCTGAGCGGCGGCCGGTCCTGCCTCGATGTCCCGGGCCGGTTCCTGCCGCAGCCGCCGCCGCCCCCGCCGCCGGTGAGGAGGAAGCTCGCGCTGCTCTTCGCCATGCTTTGCATCTGGCTGTACATGTTCCTGTACTCGTGCGCCGGCTCTTGTACCGCCGCTCCGGGCCTGCTGCTCTTGGGCTCCGGGTCCCGCGCCACTCACGCTCAACCAGCCCTGATCACAGCTCCGAATGAGACATCCCCTAAGATGCCCTTCCGGGCACCTCCGGCCAACTCACTGGTTGCAGGCAAGGATAAGACAGTAGGCGCCGGGAGCCAGGAGGAGCAGAGTCCAGAGGCGCCGGACTCCCCCAGTCCCATCTCGAGCTTCTTCAGCGGTGCTGGGAGCAAGCAGCTGCCGCAGGCCATCATCATCGGCGTGAAGAAGGGCGGCACGCGGGCGCTGCTGGAGTTTCTGCGCGTGCACCCCGACGTGCGCGCCGTGGGCGCCGAGCCCCACTTTTTCGACCGCAGCTACCACAAAGGTCTTGCCTGGTACCG GGACCTGATGCCCAGAACCCTTGAGGGACAGATCACCATGGAGAAGACGCCCAGCTACTTTGTGACCCGGGAAGCACCCGCACGCATCTCAGCCATGTCCAAGGACACCAAGCTCATCGTGGTGGTGCGCGACCCGGTGACCAGGGCCATCTCGGACTACACGCAGACGCTGTCCAAGCGGCCGGACATCCCCAGCTTCGAGAGCCTGACGTTCCGCAACCGCAGCGCGGGCCTCATAGACACGTCCTGGAGCGCCATCCAGATCGGTCTGTACGCCAAGCACCTGGAGCCCTGGCTGCGCCACTTCCCGCTCGGCCAGATGCTCTTCGTGAGCGGGGAGCGCCTGGTCAGCGACCCGGCCGGGGAGCTGCGCCGCGTGCAGGATTTCCTGGGCCTCAAGCGCATCATCACCGACAAGCACTTCTACTTCAaccagaccaagggcttcccgtgCCTCAAGAAGGCGGAGGGCAGCGGCAAGCCGCACTGCCTGGGCAAGACTAAGGGCCGCGCGCACCCCACCATCGCGCGCGAGGTGCTGCGGCAGCTGCGTGACTTTTACCGGCCCTTCAACCGCAAATTTTACCAGATGACCGGCCGCGACTTCGGCTGGGACTGA